The sequence TTGTGAGCCGCAATATAACTtgaagacagaccacagagaatACAAAAATAGGGTTTATTtccaataatacaaaaataggGGATAAAAATAGTGAATGCCAAGCACCAAAAACCCATACTGTTTGTCAGGGGGGGACAATCGAgctaattatgcccattcaccacccaaaggcgattgcactgccactgcaaagccagtgggggtgtagaggggcaaAACACCTCCCCCATTAAAATGGTTCCTCTAGGAGCCCTAAAACTGAAGGTAAAGCCCCTCTACTGAATCATCTAGTCTTCAGCCCTCTACACCTaggacaaaagagaaaaagggagagaacgaCAGAAACAGAGCACATGCCACGGATGCCATTGATTGCATCTCCAAACTGCCAAATCACCTCCTGAAACAGGCAACCCTGAGGCACTACGGTCACATACTCTCTTAAAAATTCACATCTTGCTTGTGCACTCACAGGCCAAAACACTCTCTAACCAGGCACACAACAACACCCATAGAACTAAATGCTCTCACCAAGTAGTTCTAAGTAGACTTGCCTAGCAAACATACATGAATGCCATTACCATGAACGTGCACGAGAGGTTCAAACACAAGCTGCTACACTTGAACACAAAACCAGTAACAAGTGACCCACACAAAGTGGAGCACAACAGTCACAAACCAAAAGGATTACGCACACAGTTACTACTAATCAACCACAGTGGCAACAAATAATCCAACCAAAAGTGTACAGTTTTCACCATCAcaaaaaggtcacacacacagtgcagccaCAGTGGTCTCATACCACAACAAGTTACTGGAAAGTTCAATGCAGcacgaacacgaacacacacacacacacacacacacacacacacacacacacacacacaatcaagatTGGAAAGCCACACCCACAATATAATCACAACTAGTGTGGTTCACTACCACAAAGTTATTGCCTGGCTAATAACATTCACATGAGATTCACTAATAAGGGCGTGGACATCTCCACAACACTTAATGTCACCgaacacacaaaactcacttcATGAACATTTCACATCTAGGCAACCATAAATGCAGATCTAGATACACGTAGTGGGCAAATcccgcgcgcgcacacacacacacacacacacacacacacacacacacacacagctgcaacaCTCAAAACATCAGAGTTGCTCACCAAAGGTATATAGCTTCAATGAACACATAAACATCAGAAGCCAATAGTTTCTTAAGAGCTCCATGCTCATACACTATAAAGGGCTTTCCACAAACTCAGTGTCACTGGTTCTAAGGTATTGAGCAACTCTCAATCTTTACCTATGAAACCACAGATATAGTCCACTGCCTAACTCCGAAGCGTACCCCCACCCATGATAACCACCcaacacaataaacaaaaacaaaataataagcAAGCGCTTTGCTGAAAGGGCAGCAGAGCCACCCAGCTGAAGCACTTGCTGAACAGTACCTCTTCACTCACCCttcacctccccaggtgtggacaatcaagctTATGCCCCTTCACCAATTAAGTGGAAAACACGGCCGAACGGAATAACCAGTATGCGCCTGGCGGTTTTGCAATGCAAAGACAGTGACGAAAACTTACCAAACCCGAGAGGGAAACAAGCTGCAATATTCCTTCCCTCAATGAAGGTAGATGGAACATTCCTCTCAGTTTTCCTCGACCTCGACCAGCCTATATCACTTCTCATGTAAGGcatccagctcagcatctcttcAAACAGCATATCAGCGGGATACAGGTTCAGGATTTGGCTAGGCGGTGCACGCGCAGcttgtgttttctcttttgaCTCCAAGTCAAAAGAGAGATCAACTAAAGCCCGAATATTATGGGCTTCATTGCCCGCGGCGATACAGGTtgaagtctggcctgatgtcatttcccaatcctctccctgTTCCTGTCATAACTCCACTGCCCtctccaaataaaggcataaaaagcccaaaaataaatcttaaaaaaattattataaatcAGACGGGATAACCCTCACAGGAATTTTGCCTCACATCTCTTGGAGTTCCAACGACTCATTTGGAAATATTTCAGTAAAGGTGCCTTGAGGCAGGGGATATTTTATTGCCCCTTTCTCGCTGCATTCGGACTTGAGAACAACACCCTATACGACATTAAAAACACGACACCAAATCtgctttttaaattaatttcaatATTTTTATTGACTTCACTTGACAGAACATCATTTGTACACGAATAATCTGTGCTGTGAAATCCTGTTCATGTTGAATTGCTCTTCGGCTCGTTGGGAGTTGATCTAGTGGTACTGTCTGCCGAgagcagagacaacaacagacagGAACTTCTGCCAGGCCTCTTGGGCATCGGGGGTGAAGACAGAGGGGCCGAActtcatggccacacacacggTGATGCAGTCAGCCAGGTTCTGTGAAAACCAACAAATAAAGAACAATTTAAGTTTCAATGAAGTATGTCATCGCTACCAACATAAGTCGTTTTGAAGAATTCTTCATGTAAACTTACCTTGAAGTTATCGGGATCCACGTGCAGTTTCTCGGAGTGCATCACACTCAGTGCACTGTAGGTGTTCTTGATGTCATCCAGGTTCTTCACGGCTCTGTCCAGCCCACCCATCACGGTCTTCCCGTGCTGGGCCACCTTGGCGTTACCCATGATGGCGGCGGCATTTGACAGGTTACCAAAGGTACTGAAATGTCTCTGAGTCCAAGGGGACACGATCAGGAGCCTGAGTGAAGAGAAAAAGGACACGCGTTATATCATTTTAacgaaaaacaaatacaaattatgCAGGGACGAGAAGAGAATAAATAATCTACCTGGCCAGGGCTTGGGGTCCGATCTCATCGACGTTGATCTTTCCCCACAGGCCCTGAATGGCACTGCGCTCAGCATCTGTCCAGTCAACCATAATGACGTCTTTGGGTTTCTTAAGGTTCGTGCGTAAAGCTCTTAGACGAGGAACACTTGTGAATTAGAATGTTTGAGGTGCGCATTTAATAAAGATCTCTGACTCCGCCTCAAACGCTGAAATGAATTTGATTGGTTTTCTGTTGCAAGGAAAACTGACCGACGTGACCTTACCCTAGATGGGATGTGGGCCAAATATCCTTGTCTTGGAAAGATATCAAACATGAATAAGCTTTTTTCCCCCACGAACCTTTATACATAGCAAAAACATGTTTATCCAAACGAACAAGAAATTAATGAAAGCAAGCAGCCAAAAGCAGAATCATAACAACTCTACCATAAGAACGTTATACTTGTATCACCCCTACACATATATATCGCATATGCCAGGGGCCTAACCTGAACACATTTTTCAATGCACAATGTAATTGTTACCTAAATATTCACCACCACGACCGAGAAAATGTTCATCATTGCACAGTAATTGGTCTATCAAAACATGACAATGCATTCATTTACTATACGATTTCAAATCCAACCGTTTCAAAGTAAGATGCTGATCAGCCTGAATTATAtagggttcaggccctgggctctgtaacaTAATTGTATTAACCGTGacataattgtattgtttttgcgctatataaatacagaaTATATAAAGCATGGTTCTACCGGATAAACATGCatctgaaaataaaatacagaaAGGGTGAAAACCACATGTTGTTATACATAATCTCACTAAAACAATATCGGCTGAGTGTAAAAATAACAGTTTTATATGTTTAGTGGGTAGAATTGACTATGCTTGGCACATTGCACAGAATACCACACTCTGGAAACTTATCGAAACACCAAAACGCATAATTTTGTTATCAGAcaattaaagcagcaataaatTGGCCGAATATCACAAGTGACGCAAAACAAATAGGTGTGTCCAGGCAGTCACGCACACCAGAGGAGTGGTTTGGATGTGATTCATGGGTGTGCCCGTATCTTATGCCAGTATAAATACAACCTAACGTTTTCATTTTCGTGCAAGATCTTTTTTTCCGAAGAGGCTTAACTGAAAGCTGAGAAACATTAAAAAGACGCAATCATGAGTCTCTCTGCAAAGGACAAGGCCGCCGTGAAAGCCATTTGGGGTAAGATCTCAGGAAAGGCGGATGAGATCGGAGCAGAGGCCCTTGGCAGGTAAAGAACTGGCTTAAAGCAAAagctgacatttaaaaaaaaaatatgcatctGAATGCAAACCGAGAAGCTATTCGTTCACCataacaaatacattaaaatgGTTGTTAATATAAGGTATGTATATTGCATCAgtgtttaaaatacaaaatgcaTTATATTGAAGCAAATTCGTAATAgctattttcattttctccagAATGCTGGTTGTCTACCCTCAGACTAAGACCTACTTCTCCCACTGGGCTGATGTGAGCCCTGGCTCTGCCCCAGTTAAGAAGCATGGAAAGACCATCATGGGAGCTGTCGGTAATGCAGTCGGCATGATGGATGATCTTATCGGAGGTCTCGGTCCTCTCAGCGAGCTGCATGCTTTCAAGCTCCGGGTGGATCCCTCTAACTTCAAGGTAAGCAACATAAGTAAAACCACCACAGCTATCAATAGCGATTACTGTGTCTGAATATATTGTTCCATCCATCTGCATTAAAATGCTGTCATTATCTTTTGCAGATCTTCGCTCACTGCCTCATCGTTACCATTGGCATGCTGTTCCCAGCAGACTTCACCCCTGATGTTCAGGTGTCTGTGGACAAGTTCCTCCAGAATCTGATCCTGGCTCTGGCTGAGAAGTACCGCTAAATTGCAATGAGTTGCGCACCAATTAGTGCCCCGAGATACTCTCTCTAAGCACAGAGtgtaataaatattaaataaacaaaaacagaatcaTTGTGTCACTTTTCGTTTATCCTTGATGAATGTAGGCTATCAGAACACTTTTCAATCAGTTATCCAAATTACGTCTCAAAAGGAGATTCCATTTTAATGCAATGCTGCACCACTGTGAATGCAAACAAAAGTGATCAGATAAGTCTGTGTTTGATCCACTCCGAGTAGTCAAACTGGCATGTAAATGTCTTGTTTGGAGTCTTGTTCTTTTCtacgtttttaaataaataacacatagCCTACATGCTTTCCAGACTCAGCTAATTGTGTATTTAAATGAACATCTAATGGACGTTTTTATTTGAGTCCACCCAACTTTTTCAAAAGGGAAATGGAATATTTTGAGATCCTCATAGTTGGGATCAAAATGGCCACGTaataaatgttatttaaaaaataatatgaCGTATCATATTCCAGCGACTATCCCTGTCCACCACTGGGGTACATGGTAGTGGAACCAGAGGAGGACTGTAACTGGAAAATCGCCCCGGACTTTTTGTCCCAAATAGGCCAACAACAACCAAATTGCAGAAACACAACTTGTTGCAGGATGGTATCAACTTTAAATACAATGCCACATATCCAGTGCTTTACTCATCTTTCACAATAATAGGCAGTTTGAATTTAAATTCtaaaatgtacatttgtatTGTCAGTAGCCCTATCCTACACTAGACCTCATTACACTTGAGGTTCAGGAATTCATATGAAAACGTAGAAAACAATTAAGCCCGTGAACACATCGCAAAGACTACAACAAAGGCCAATCAGCACGTATACGTTTTGCACCTGCGTGAGAGGAAACAGCTCCATACCAGACCACGGGTTTTAGGCTGCTGCACGCACCTATCAAGAAAAGTCACACTGAGGCAACATTAAGTAACTATAATATGAAAGAGGCTCATGAAAGCGGAATCTACAGTCTATGGACAGAATGGAGTCTAGGCTAGTCTGAGAGCTGTCTTGAACTAACGACTATAGTGGACTTTGGCCATTCTGGAATTTTCCAGAACGGACAGTTGGCCAGTCCACATCTGGGTGTAGCAGAGTTGGATGCTGTGTTAAAATGCCCAATTCAGTTTAATTTGCCTATATAGCCTGTTTTATTTGTCTACTATTGTTTTCTAAAAGTGCTTGCTGTGGACATATTGGTCATATTGTTATAGGACGTGCTTTGATTCATTTGCAAGAATACATTGGGATCCCGAGTAGAAGACCTGGGCAATCTGTCATGGTGTATGTTGTCTTGCTAAAAAGCATAGGCAGAAATGTCAGCAAGACAGGAAATGACAATAtgatttatttgattattttatattatttatgtttatgacACCCGTTCATCTCGGGAGGTGATGGTGTACCACGCTCTATCAGGCCGTGCTGCTCTAACCTTGGTCGtgttcaactgtgtgtgtgtgtgtgtgtgtgtgtgagcaatgtCTTATGTGTGTGACTAAAGTATGCATTTCAGGTTTATATTCAAAATCATCGGACTGTTTTTCTATTACTAAACTGTGATTAATGAAGATAAAGTAAAATATCATATTACATGTAATACAATTGTGTACTGAGTAAAAGCTATGAATTAAAACAATTTTCACTTAAGataacagcttcaaaacaattttggtggtacactgactggTGCGACTGGTATTACACTATGAAACTTTGGGGTACCAaagttaggaaagttgttgactagCTAGTTTTCatcatccctgccaatgttaatCATGTAGGAATTCAATATAGGCTGTAGCCTTATTGGTGTCATGTCTGTCAAGTCATCAACCTCAGTactgtctcaggctagcatccaaataaattcatctcacatcaaaaagtttgatcagtctgagTCCATCAtcagaaacctcggggtcattattgaggaccaactgactttcacggaccacattgcctctgtctctaggtcctgccgctttgcgctattcaagatccgcaaaatcaggccgtacctaacccagtatgccacccaggtgctggtgcaaaccttggtgagttcccgtcttgattactgcaacgccctcctaacgggcctgccggcttgcgtggtgaaaccactacaaatgatccagaacgcggcggcgcgtctggtgttcaacccagagacatatatacatgtctatggttcaaccaaccgaaaagggcacacgtcaccccgctactcattgacctccactggctgcctgtagctgctcgcattaagttcaagtcacttatgcttgcctacagagtgcttgatggttctgctcccacctacctaaatgctcttgtaagggcaaatgttacacccaggatgctgcgctcttctagtgagcgtcgtttggcactgccatctgtgcaagtacggcagtccagactattctcatttgtagttccacgttggtgaaatgaactacccagcactaccagagcaggggcgtccctctctacctttaagaagcttttgaagacccaactcttcagagagcacctcccgtcctaactggcacttcgactagtgcgtaacttgcaattacagcagttacatttctgcacttattttaattttttttatttcattttgttatatttcttatgtaaagtagtatttattgttacaccaggttctatttctcgtagcttgactattctctcccttgtacgtcgctttggacaaaagcttctgctaaatgaataaatgtaaatgtaaatctcacACCAGTAGGCCTGGTAAGTTTGCAACCTACTTCAGCAAGCTTGTAacaaattacactgtccaaagTATATTAAGCACGTCGCCAACCacttttattagattacacatactccacattcaaatgctttgaaaacaatgtatatggtCTGACATTTCatgagcagtatttcagctaaattaaaatgtcattctttttttttgttctttggtCATGTTAGCGCtcatctccgatgtcacaataaataaaactatgcagtcatatttgtgtgaaATCATGTGATATTAATCTTGTCAATCTACATGCATCTCACTTCTGCCTTTGTCTTTGCCAGTTCCATATTCAAtatcagcttgtcaacaaaaaCATGTGTACACTGTCTATGAGGGGGTCTCAAAGGGCCATTTGTATTTAGACAGCGGattaaaagtgagctacactccgaAACTGTAGGAGGAGCTCAGTAACAAAAAATTCCAATTCTCACGTAATGGGGCTTTACATGCTACTTAGATGCAAACGGGCACCATGCTATTTGCTTCCCCCAATTACAGaacacataggcctacttgTGATGACAACTTGTGAACATCGTAGATATGTAAGTATGGGCATTTCGAAAGAGTGCTTCTCAGAGGCCAGTTAGTGAACTACACTCGAGAGACTGGAAAGTTCCGTTGTGCCTGCACGTGTGAGAGAGACCTCATGGAAAGGCACGCGGTGTGAATGTGTCCAAGGAAttaatcacacatgcacaaatgagTAACTAGATGCACATTCACtggaaaaatgaaagagaattGGTGGAATGTCCGTAGCTTGCATTCTCACAGATGCACACTCTGTGATCACACCTTTGAGAAATGAGCTAATTGTCCCACTTCAATACAAACattataacattataaacataaacattataaacataaacattataAACGTTCCTCAGAACTATGCGTTATATATCGGTCTATGCATGCATACATCATGCCTGCATGAAGCAGTTGTTTTGTCAGCCTTTATTACAGAACTTGCCTGTTCATGCAGCTGTTAGACTTAAACTCCAACCGCCACCTGGTGTTAAAGTTATTCACTAcaaattgtgtttgttttgcaggtCATTTCAGAGGAACATAGATTAAGTGACAATTATTTCGTTTATTTCTGTCTAACGAATCAACTGGTTTAAACAGTTAGTGAAACATAACATTGAATTCCATGATCCAAAGTGCCtattctctttttgtctttccatTAAGTCTGACTTTTAGGCCGTAAATTGCAATGGCAATGTGTATTAGGCCTATTCAAAGCAGGTTTTAAGGGCAGTAAGAAAAAAACGGCAGCCTATTGCCAAATCTAAAGTTTAATCAAATTATAATGATTGCTTCCATCTCCCATACAGAAAGCACTTTAGAAGAGAGTCGGAAAgtattgacattttttcccacaaacacaaaagtcgACCACAAAGTGGAATGTGTAGGTgaattattaatttttttaagaGATTGAGCGCCATCTGCTGTCGATTGGTTGGACAGTGCGTTGGTCtgtttattcttctcctctaccATAAATGAACAGTAGGAGGCGCCAGAAGACCACCATAACTGCAACACCAAACATTTTTGAAGGTTCCCCATCATATCATCTTTCGTGTTGTAACTGTTCATGCCACAGTGAAGTGCATTTGTCAGTGTAGCACGTAGTGAAAGTGCAGTGACACCAGTGACAAACAGAACAAAGGATCTGTAATTCAAAAGACTATGTTTGGAATGTGACAGACACTAAGTaaaaatgaccccccccccccccatccaacaATTGTAGGTTACCAGTCTTTCAGTCAGTCCGGCCAACTGTCGAAATATTCACCCAGAAGGACAATGCTTCTCTGAATTTTAACTTTCGTGATGAGTCCGTCAAGAGCTATGCATTTCTGATTTAACCCCCAGAATTATGTTAACTGCAAGACAGTTATGTTTCTGTTGGTAAATATCTTCCTATATGACCACTGCAGTCAGGACCGTCCAACAGTTCGGTTAATTGAAAGGATTTGATCAGCGTCTTCATTTCTGATTCAAGGTCaggaattgtttttgtttcaataTCAAATTTAGTGTAGTAAAATATTGTGATAACAGAGCCGCCTTGTTATGTAGGCCTAGCAAGTAAAACAATCATTTATTTGATATCTATACAGTAAGTAATCCTCCAGTACCGCACAAACATTACTACTTTATAAGGTGCATTCTATTTGTGACTGGTAATTGTTGCTTAACATTAATATTTTCTACTTGATAAAGCATATGTGTGAGATGGGCTGCGTGAAATGAATGTTGTGTCATGCAGTCTTTCACTCGAGTGCAAAGTGTAGTAgaattctgaaatgtttctattGCTGATAGACTTTGGTTGTTTAATCAGACAATACACGCCTTCTATGCTTATGTTCTGTGCATATTTGGAAGCGGTTCATATCAATGCGACATCTGCGGTCTATGCCAAAAACCAGCCCACACACATAACACCCAATCATTTGCAGTTGGGAGTGGTAATCTGATGTATTTAAAAGACTTGCAAACGcacgtctcacacacaggtCTGGTTATTCTCACTTCTAGATCCTGCAAAAGTCGCAATACTCGTCAACATGGTTGATTGGACTGATTTCGAACGCAGCACCATTCTGGACATCTTTTCAAAGATGGACTACGATACCGTTGGCCCCAAATCCCTCGCCAGGTAATATCCGGTCCTGTCAGatacatgaacacatttagTTTTGCTTGTTGTAATCTGATGTCTTCATTTTACACGTTTATAATTCTATTTCAACCACATTCATTCTTCCCACCAGGTGTCTTGTCGTGTACCCATGGACGCAGCGGTACTTTGGCAACTTCGGCAACTTGTACAATGCCGCTGCCATCATGGGGAACCCAATGGTCGCCGCTCACGGCAAAGTGGTGCTGCACGGACTGGACAGAGCCTTGAAGAACATGGACGACATCAGAGGCACATATGCAGAGCTCAGCGTGCTGCACTCCGAGAAACTGCACGTGGATCCCGACAACTTCAGGGTACGTTTGTTGCTGCGTGTCATTTGAAGTTGTTTAACTTTTGATGTTCGAAATATTCAAGTTGATGTTCCATATAAAAAACAGACATATCAGTCATTATTAAGCTTGGCAATCCAGGTAGGATCGTTAACTACACAAAGATCATATAATGATCCTAATTatgtctctgtcctctcctatAGCTGTTGGCTGACTGCCTGACCATTGTTGTTGCCGCACAAATGGGAGCTGCGTTCACCGCCGATGTCCAGGCCGCATTTCAGAAGTTCCTGGCTGTCGTCGTCTCCTCCCTCGGCAGACAGTACCACTAGAGACTACACCTCAGACGAAAGCAGACCACCATCTAATGCTTTCTGTGTCTTCGAAAACGTTTACACGACGTTTAACAAATAAAAGTGTCGGCAAATGATTTCAAGTTGTTGTCTCTGTTATTCTGTTGTCATCAtgggaaaacacaaaacatacttAAAGAGTGAAGACACCTGTTTAGAGAAACAGTAGCATATCGGAGTCGGAACCCGTTTAAACCCGTTTTGGGCGAGTAATAGAATTACCACTACAACAATTCAACAACGTTTTGAAATTGTTGTTGCAAAATAAATGACGACTTATTTAACAGGAAAGTCTAATCACAATACCTCCTATGGACATACACTCTTTTAACGAAATAACATCACACCAGTGCTATGGGGACTTATTTTGCGACGATGGGTTAGTGTTCCATAATCTGAAAAACAGTTTTGATCAGTTTTGTCAAGTTTATGTATCTGCACAAAGAAGGTTTCAAGACTTCACCCATCTCAAAAAGTTCCGAGCGAGGAGAAGCATAGTCTACTTGGCGAGGTAACTGGCCAGGGTCCTGAAATGCCTTGTAGGGAATCTAGCCAGCGATTCTGTCGAACTTTGTAAAACATCAGTGTTcctaagcttttttttttataaattcaaTTCCTTTGCCATTTAATTGAAAATATAGGTAaagtaaatatatttttgtgaaCAATTTACGCCTGACAGTAGAATGAATACATAAAAAGATAGAAAgctaatattataatataactGGTGTAATGTGACATAGCTCGAAAACATCAGTTGTATTTCGGATTACTTCTTGCCAATAAAATACAATTTGACAGTGTTAATTAATGAGAAATTGCCAAGGTCATACCTTGTCGAGAATGCCTCCCTGCTGATAAGCAATCATCTGTATTTAGAGACGTCTTTGTCCAACGTGACTCACAAAATATTAGATCAAATAATAACAgtgaaataataaaacatataaGTAATAAGCATCATGAAATGTAATTAAAGAAACAATCTTACGAAAAACAGCACTTATTATGGTTATAACTATTATTTTTATCCggcttattattattaataataatattgtatGCGTATTGTTATCAGAATAATATTAGAATAACCATAATAACAGTAACTTTGttattattaaaaataataatacttataataataacgtaatactactactactaataataataattccacaAATATGATTGTATTTATAAACTATCACTTCCACAAATCAATACCGAAGACTAATTAAACATATGTAGTTTTAGAAAGGTGAGTTTTTAACTGCTTTTTTAATGTACCAAAGCTGTTGC is a genomic window of Clupea harengus chromosome 1, Ch_v2.0.2, whole genome shotgun sequence containing:
- the hbba1 gene encoding hemoglobin subunit beta-1; the protein is MVDWTDAERSAIQGLWGKINVDEIGPQALARLLIVSPWTQRHFSTFGNLSNAAAIMGNAKVAQHGKTVMGGLDRAVKNLDDIKNTYSALSVMHSEKLHVDPDNFKNLADCITVCVAMKFGPSVFTPDAQEAWQKFLSVVVSALGRQYH
- the LOC105905746 gene encoding hemoglobin subunit alpha-like → MSLSAKDKAAVKAIWGKISGKADEIGAEALGRMLVVYPQTKTYFSHWADVSPGSAPVKKHGKTIMGAVGNAVGMMDDLIGGLGPLSELHAFKLRVDPSNFKIFAHCLIVTIGMLFPADFTPDVQVSVDKFLQNLILALAEKYR
- the hbbe1.1 gene encoding hemoglobin beta embryonic-1.1, encoding MVDWTDFERSTILDIFSKMDYDTVGPKSLARCLVVYPWTQRYFGNFGNLYNAAAIMGNPMVAAHGKVVLHGLDRALKNMDDIRGTYAELSVLHSEKLHVDPDNFRLLADCLTIVVAAQMGAAFTADVQAAFQKFLAVVVSSLGRQYH